The genome window CGGACTGGGCATATATCTGGTACTCCCCTTTTTTCTCGTAAACTCCGAGAGAACCGGAAACCACGACCGTCTGGCCGTCCCGCACATCGCCGTAGATGAACCGATCCCTCCCGCGGAAGAGAACCACCCGGATCTGGGCGCCCTCGTCCTTCAAAGAGAAATACCGGTGGCCGGAAGGGTAAAGCTTGTAGTTGGAGACCTCGCCTTCCACGCGGACGGAGCGGAACTCTCTCTCGAGGCATGCCTTGATGCCCGCGGTCAGCTCGGATACGGTGAGGATTCCGCTCCGCCCCTCCCGCCCCGGCCCGAACAGGTCCCCCTCCATCCCCTTCCTCAATGCCTATGTTTCCTTTCCGGGACGGAGGAGCTCGTCGAGGGTTACCGCCTGGACGTTCGCCTCCCGCAGCCGCGGAAGCAGGGCCGCGATGACCCTGAGAGTCTCCGCCTTCGCGTGGCAGATCAGAACTGCGGTTCCCTTTTCCTTCGCGAGCGATACCGCCTGTTCCCACCGGCTCCGCATATCTTCGGGTGAAAGCGAGGAGTCGAGAAAGACGTCCCTCCTCGCGGCGGGAACGCCTGCGTTTCCCGCGGCATCGAGCGCCACGGACGCGGGGGTCGTCACGCTGTCCAGCAGGAAATATCCCCTCTTCCTGATTGCCGAAACGAACGCCGACATGGTCGCCCGATCGGAAGTGGCCGCCGAGCCCATGTGGTTGCTGACCCCGGTCGCCTGGGGAAGGTTCTCCGCCATGCGGCTCAGCAGGGACTCGATCTCCGCACCCGTCATGCCCCTTCGGATGCGGAACCGTTCCGTCTTGTCGGAAGCCGGATTTTCAGGCTCCATGGGCACATGCAGAATCACCCCCCACCCGCGCGCGCGTGCCGATTCCGCTACTTTCCGGGAGGACGGCCCGAAAGGAAGGACTGCGACATTGAGTTTCCCGGGCAATTTTAACCATTCGGCGTCAAGGGAAGGTTCGTACCCCATGTCGTCCACCACTATGGCAATGCGCGCCTGCGGAGCCTGCGGCAAGGGCTGCGGAGGGGCCTGGGGCGGAGGGGGCGGCGGCGCAAAGGACGAAGAGGCTGGACCCTGCACGCGATTCCCGGACTCGGGCAGGAAAAGCACCACGCCCACCGCCAGCAGCCCGGCGATGAAGGCCCCGCCTATCAGCATTCCCCAGCGCAGCCTTTTTCGGCGATCCGCCGTCCCGGGGTGTTTGGACATTATCCTTTACGCGAACGAAACGCGAAAACCACCAAGTGCTTCACTTCATAAATACGGTAACGCACCGAGAGCGTCGATGCGCCGTATCAGGACGGCTTGGACTTGTTGATGAAACGCGATTTGAATATCTCCCACCCCTTCAGGAGCTCCACAGCCCTTTCGAGCTGGGGATCCTTGGCGTCTTCCTTCCGTCCTTCCTCCATCTGTGCCGTTTCCTTCTTTCCGTTCTTCCCGTCCTTTTTGCCGGAGGGCTCCTCTTTCTTTCCCTTCGCCACGGTCGGAGAGACCTTCGGTGCCGCGCTATCCTTTCCTTCCCCTTCCCCCCTCAGGTGACGCTCGATGTCCTTCTCCCGCAACGGTCCTGCGTGCCCTTCGATGACGTCGCGGCCGTCGGAAACCACGATGTCCGGTTCGATGCCCTTGGCCTGAATGGAGCGGCCGTTCGGCGTGAAATAGCGCGCCGTGGTCAGGCGGATCGCCGAGCCGTCCTCCATCGGTATGATCGTCTGGACCGAGCCCTTCCCGAATGTCTGCGCCCCCAATACGATCGCGCGCCCGTGGTCCTGGAGCGCGCCGGCGACGATCTCGGAGGCCGACGCCGATCCCGCGTTCACGAGCACCACAATCGGGAACCCGGAATAGGTCCCTTCCTTGTGGGCGAAATACTTGAACTTCTGGTTTTCCAGGCGGCCGTCCGTATAGACGATGAGTCCCGATTCGACGAACTTGTCGGCCACCTTCACCGCCTGATCCAGAAGCCCGCCCGGATTGTTCCGCATATCGAGTACCAGCCCCTTTAGCCCTCCTTTCTCCTTCGTCTGCTCCTGGAGGGCCTTCCCGAGCTCGCTTGCGGTATCCTGCTGAAATTGGGTGAGGCGAATATATCCGATGCCGTCGCCCATCGATTTCGTCTTGACGCTCTTGATCTTTATGACGTCCCGCGTGATGGTGTACTGCCTGGGCTCCTTCAAACCTTCGCGCACGATCGTGATCGTAACCGTCGTTCCGGCCTCGCCGCGCAGCTTTTTCACCGCGTCCATGACGTTCATGTCGCGTGTCGGCTCGTTTTCTATTTTGACGATCTTGTCTCCCGCCTGGAGCCCCGCCCGGAACGCGGGCGTATCCTCGATCGGAGATATGACAGTGAGCACTCCATCCTTGATGCCGATCTCGATGCCGAGTCCTCCGAAGCTGCCCTTGGTTTCCACTTCCACCTGCTTCAGCATGTCGGGCGTGAGATAGGAGCTGTGCGGATCCAGCGTCTGCAGCATCCCCTTGATGGCGCCGTTGATCAGCTCATCGACGTTGGGCTCCTCTACGTAGCTTGTCTGGACCTGCGAGAGGACGTCTCCGAACGTCTTCAACTTCCCGAACGCCACGTTCGCCTGCGCCGCCTGGCGGGATGTGATGAGGTCCCCCGATACGAACCCCACGAAGAAGACGAAGAGGACCGCCGCGGGCCCCAGCCATTTCCTGCCTTTCATTTCACGCCTCCTGCCGATAATTCGGATGATTCCATCGTTCCTGCCCGCGCCGGAGCTTACCGGGAAAGGGGGATCGCCGTGGCGGGATCGATGGCGGTCCCCGCCGCCCGAAGCTCCAAGTATAGCACCGATTTTCCGTCGGGGCTCGACGGCAGATGCCCCACGGAATCTCCGCGGGCGACCGTTTGCCCCTGCTTCACGGAGAAACCGGCGGCTTTTCCGTAAACCGAAAAGAGCCCGCTGCCGTGCTGCAGGATGAGCACCTTTCCGAACCCCGACACGCTT of Deltaproteobacteria bacterium contains these proteins:
- a CDS encoding divergent polysaccharide deacetylase family protein, whose translation is MLIGGAFIAGLLAVGVVLFLPESGNRVQGPASSSFAPPPPPPQAPPQPLPQAPQARIAIVVDDMGYEPSLDAEWLKLPGKLNVAVLPFGPSSRKVAESARARGWGVILHVPMEPENPASDKTERFRIRRGMTGAEIESLLSRMAENLPQATGVSNHMGSAATSDRATMSAFVSAIRKRGYFLLDSVTTPASVALDAAGNAGVPAARRDVFLDSSLSPEDMRSRWEQAVSLAKEKGTAVLICHAKAETLRVIAALLPRLREANVQAVTLDELLRPGKET
- a CDS encoding S41 family peptidase, whose product is MKGRKWLGPAAVLFVFFVGFVSGDLITSRQAAQANVAFGKLKTFGDVLSQVQTSYVEEPNVDELINGAIKGMLQTLDPHSSYLTPDMLKQVEVETKGSFGGLGIEIGIKDGVLTVISPIEDTPAFRAGLQAGDKIVKIENEPTRDMNVMDAVKKLRGEAGTTVTITIVREGLKEPRQYTITRDVIKIKSVKTKSMGDGIGYIRLTQFQQDTASELGKALQEQTKEKGGLKGLVLDMRNNPGGLLDQAVKVADKFVESGLIVYTDGRLENQKFKYFAHKEGTYSGFPIVVLVNAGSASASEIVAGALQDHGRAIVLGAQTFGKGSVQTIIPMEDGSAIRLTTARYFTPNGRSIQAKGIEPDIVVSDGRDVIEGHAGPLREKDIERHLRGEGEGKDSAAPKVSPTVAKGKKEEPSGKKDGKNGKKETAQMEEGRKEDAKDPQLERAVELLKGWEIFKSRFINKSKPS